From Granulicella sp. WH15, the proteins below share one genomic window:
- the glmM gene encoding phosphoglucosamine mutase: MKKLFGTDGIRAVAGHPPLDRTTVHAVGLALAQTLKATNDKPKVILGMDTRESSEEIAATLTAGLVTGGAAVENAGVITTPAIAHLTHVHGFAAGIVISASHNPWQDNGIKLFGPDGYKLPDATELAIEDEIFRQLAAHTAAPVAASAPLVNEADRAEYTRFLLSAVPGLSLDNQTIVIDCANGAASSVAPQLFADLGGTVFITHSSPDGRNINEECGALHPEVVAAEVVYRKAGLGITFDGDADRALFSDEHGRVVNGDAVLLLAARDLQARGLLANDTVVATTMSNMGLEAALVRSGIKMLRAPVGDKYVLEQMLATGASLGGEQSGHIIFSGRSTTGDGLLTALLLLDIIHRSGRSLAELTADLKVFPQVIVNVKVREKKPLDTIPSVASAIASADEALAGCGRVVIRYSGTEALARVMIEAEDEQQMRHHADTIAGAIRAELGI; encoded by the coding sequence ATGAAGAAGCTCTTCGGCACCGACGGCATCCGCGCTGTCGCGGGCCACCCGCCGCTCGACCGCACCACCGTCCACGCCGTCGGCCTTGCCCTCGCCCAAACGCTCAAGGCCACGAACGACAAGCCGAAGGTCATCCTCGGCATGGACACGCGCGAGTCCTCCGAAGAAATCGCGGCCACGCTCACGGCTGGCCTCGTCACCGGCGGCGCTGCGGTTGAGAACGCCGGAGTCATCACCACCCCCGCCATCGCGCACCTGACGCACGTCCACGGCTTCGCGGCGGGTATCGTCATCTCGGCCTCGCACAATCCCTGGCAGGACAACGGCATCAAGCTCTTCGGCCCCGACGGCTACAAGCTGCCCGACGCCACCGAGCTGGCCATCGAGGACGAGATCTTCCGCCAGCTCGCGGCCCACACCGCCGCGCCCGTCGCCGCCTCCGCGCCGCTGGTCAACGAGGCCGACCGAGCCGAGTACACGCGCTTCCTGCTCTCCGCCGTGCCCGGCCTCTCGCTCGACAACCAGACCATCGTGATCGACTGCGCCAACGGGGCCGCCAGCTCGGTTGCGCCGCAGCTCTTCGCCGACCTCGGCGGCACGGTCTTCATCACGCACTCCAGCCCCGACGGGCGCAACATCAACGAAGAGTGCGGCGCGCTGCACCCGGAGGTTGTCGCGGCGGAGGTCGTCTACCGCAAGGCGGGGCTGGGCATCACCTTCGACGGCGACGCCGACCGCGCTCTCTTCTCCGATGAGCACGGTCGCGTGGTCAACGGCGATGCCGTCCTGCTGCTCGCCGCCCGCGACCTGCAAGCGCGCGGCCTGCTGGCGAACGACACCGTGGTTGCGACGACCATGTCGAACATGGGCCTCGAGGCCGCGCTGGTGCGCTCCGGCATCAAGATGCTGCGCGCGCCGGTGGGCGACAAATACGTCCTCGAGCAGATGCTGGCGACAGGCGCGAGCTTAGGCGGCGAGCAGTCCGGCCACATCATCTTCTCGGGCCGCTCGACCACGGGCGACGGCCTGCTGACCGCGCTGCTGCTGCTCGATATCATCCACCGCTCGGGCCGCTCGCTGGCCGAGTTGACCGCCGACCTGAAGGTCTTTCCGCAGGTGATCGTCAACGTAAAAGTTCGCGAAAAAAAGCCGCTGGACACGATTCCGTCTGTCGCTTCGGCGATTGCATCGGCGGACGAGGCCCTCGCCGGGTGCGGCCGTGTCGTTATCCGCTACAGCGGTACGGAGGCGCTGGCTCGCGTGATGATCGAGGCCGAGGACGAGCAGCAGATGAGGCACCACGCTGACACCATCGCGGGAGCTATTCGCGCAGAGCTGGGTATTTAA
- the xseA gene encoding exodeoxyribonuclease VII large subunit — translation MAGDDQNLLFADLFPAKGRKRSAAPRRVAPAAPPPPAPVEAASPPTEAAAPDPEPVPIVRESSPLTYTVRELIASVRRHLEEGFHGLISVEGEVSNCRPAASGHVYFTLKDGEAQLPIVLFRRQAQLLRFRIKDGQAVKVRGRIALYESRGQLQLIAETVEEQGTGALQRAFEELRARLLAEGLFDRPKRPLPAFPKCIGIVTSPSGAVIRDIVNVVRRRHSRLNLLVYPAIMQGTNCARTVAAGVSWFNQHPERVDLILIARGGGSMEDLAGFNDEALARTIAASELPVVSAIGHETDTTISDFVADLRAPTPSAAAELITAAQHRIEERVISLERRVHRAGQYQLMSARQRLARLSADQVLRRLRDSIGRREQRVDELRFRLMASSDRMVRSHTVRLATLEARLRRHDPTVRLAAATHRLQVVSERLNRLATELPRSRRVQLATATARLSALSPLSVLQRGYAIVYAEDGSILRDAADTAPAQQIRARLARGSVRAQVTQIQATEIPATENQ, via the coding sequence ATGGCCGGTGACGATCAAAACCTGCTCTTCGCCGATCTCTTTCCTGCCAAGGGCAGAAAGCGGTCGGCAGCGCCGCGAAGGGTTGCGCCCGCCGCGCCGCCCCCTCCTGCGCCCGTGGAGGCCGCGTCGCCACCCACAGAGGCCGCCGCGCCCGATCCGGAACCTGTCCCCATCGTCAGGGAGTCGTCACCCCTGACCTACACCGTCCGCGAGCTGATCGCCAGCGTGCGCCGTCATCTGGAAGAGGGCTTCCATGGCCTCATCTCGGTCGAAGGCGAGGTCTCCAACTGCCGCCCCGCCGCCTCCGGCCACGTCTACTTCACGCTCAAGGACGGCGAGGCGCAGCTTCCCATCGTGCTCTTCCGCCGCCAGGCACAGCTCTTGCGCTTCCGCATCAAAGACGGGCAGGCGGTCAAGGTCCGTGGCCGCATCGCGCTGTACGAGTCGCGCGGCCAGCTTCAGCTCATCGCCGAGACGGTCGAAGAGCAGGGAACCGGAGCCTTGCAGCGCGCCTTCGAGGAACTGCGCGCGCGCCTGCTCGCCGAAGGGCTCTTCGACCGGCCCAAGCGCCCGCTGCCCGCGTTCCCGAAGTGCATCGGCATCGTCACCTCGCCCTCCGGCGCGGTCATCCGCGACATCGTCAACGTGGTGCGCCGCCGCCACTCCCGGCTCAACCTGCTGGTCTACCCAGCCATCATGCAAGGGACGAATTGCGCCCGCACCGTGGCCGCCGGGGTGAGCTGGTTCAACCAGCATCCCGAGCGTGTGGATCTCATCCTGATCGCCCGTGGCGGCGGCTCCATGGAAGACCTCGCAGGGTTCAACGATGAGGCGCTCGCCCGCACCATCGCGGCGTCTGAGCTGCCGGTGGTCTCGGCCATCGGGCACGAGACCGACACCACCATCTCGGACTTCGTCGCCGACCTGCGCGCTCCCACGCCCTCCGCAGCCGCCGAGCTGATTACGGCGGCTCAGCACCGCATCGAAGAGCGCGTCATCTCGCTCGAGCGGCGCGTCCACCGCGCGGGACAGTACCAGCTTATGTCGGCCCGACAGCGGCTGGCGCGGCTCTCCGCCGACCAGGTGCTCCGCCGCCTGCGCGACTCCATCGGTCGCCGTGAGCAGCGCGTCGATGAGCTGCGCTTCCGCCTCATGGCCTCGTCCGACCGTATGGTTCGTAGCCACACGGTTCGACTGGCGACGCTCGAAGCCCGTCTGCGCCGCCACGATCCCACGGTGCGTCTAGCCGCCGCCACGCACCGCCTGCAAGTGGTCAGCGAGCGGCTGAACCGTCTCGCCACCGAGCTTCCGCGCAGCCGCCGCGTACAGCTCGCGACGGCCACGGCCCGTCTGTCCGCTCTCTCGCCGCTCTCGGTGCTCCAGCGCGGCTATGCCATCGTGTACGCGGAGGACGGCAGCATCCTGCGCGATGCTGCCGACACCGCACCCGCGCAACAGATCCGCGCCCGCCTCGCCAGGGGCAGCGTGCGCGCCCAAGTCACCCAAATTCAAGCAACCGAAATCCCAGCTACGGAGAACCAATGA
- a CDS encoding response regulator, translated as MRRLLVVDDETLVADTLTDIFRKNGFEVRTAYSADTALEIAREFTPHLLLCDIDMPSRDGLELMSDIGRELPGCPILVLTGFYNRLTGVHERAGTLQQPVNILTKPCQPVELLREVTIMLATA; from the coding sequence ATGCGCCGACTCTTGGTTGTGGATGATGAAACTCTTGTGGCCGATACACTTACGGACATCTTCCGTAAGAACGGCTTCGAGGTGCGGACAGCGTACTCGGCCGATACGGCGCTCGAGATCGCCCGCGAGTTCACCCCGCACCTGCTGCTCTGCGATATCGACATGCCCTCCCGCGACGGGCTGGAGCTAATGAGCGACATCGGCCGCGAGCTGCCGGGCTGTCCCATCCTGGTGCTCACGGGGTTTTATAACCGCCTTACGGGGGTTCACGAGCGCGCCGGTACGCTTCAGCAACCGGTCAATATTCTGACCAAGCCATGCCAGCCGGTGGAGCTGCTGCGCGAGGTCACCATCATGCTTGCCACCGCGTAA
- a CDS encoding potassium channel family protein translates to MHPIILIAGALVALGVGLDAFQTVILPRRPSGRLLRITQIFYLLTWTPWVCVAEWVRSRKLREQIYSIFGPVSLLLLLGLWALLLVVAFGMIYFGLGTPFHDTLTLGHGQIDRLGTAFYVSGTTLFTLGLGDVIPTSRLARMLVAMEAGTGLGFVALVIGYVPILYQTFSHREVSVALLDVRAGSPPTATELLRRHSFEGGDQALIQLLAEWERWSAEILETHVSYPLLAYYRSQHDNQSWLTALVAVLDTCALLITTIDGPSVRQAQLTFATARHAVVDLGHVFHIEGLGTRVSEAPDRLPKETFYQLCDSLGQMEVQLCGDPEAMKRLTAIRKLYEPHAFALAEYLKMPLPLWVAEPKKTDQWKTVADLRMTREAVLRGSSHVSAQSTSAAHLHEEEDF, encoded by the coding sequence ATGCATCCGATCATCCTGATCGCGGGGGCGCTGGTTGCGCTGGGAGTGGGGCTGGATGCCTTCCAGACCGTCATCCTGCCGCGCCGCCCCTCCGGCCGCCTGCTGAGAATCACGCAGATCTTCTACCTGCTGACCTGGACGCCGTGGGTGTGCGTGGCCGAGTGGGTCCGGAGCCGCAAGCTGCGGGAGCAGATCTACAGCATCTTCGGGCCGGTCTCGCTGCTGCTGCTGCTGGGCCTGTGGGCGCTGCTGCTGGTCGTCGCCTTCGGGATGATCTACTTCGGGCTGGGCACGCCCTTCCACGACACGCTGACGCTGGGCCACGGGCAGATCGACCGGCTCGGCACCGCCTTTTACGTCAGCGGCACCACCCTGTTCACGCTGGGCCTGGGAGACGTGATTCCGACCAGCCGGCTGGCGCGGATGCTGGTCGCGATGGAGGCCGGGACGGGGCTGGGGTTTGTGGCGCTGGTCATCGGATACGTCCCCATCCTCTACCAGACGTTCTCGCACCGGGAGGTCAGCGTGGCTCTGCTGGACGTACGGGCGGGATCGCCCCCGACCGCCACCGAGCTACTGCGACGGCACAGCTTCGAGGGCGGCGATCAGGCGCTGATCCAGCTACTGGCCGAGTGGGAGCGGTGGTCAGCCGAAATACTGGAGACGCACGTCTCTTACCCGCTGCTCGCCTACTACCGTTCGCAGCACGACAACCAGAGCTGGCTGACGGCGTTGGTGGCAGTGCTCGACACCTGCGCGCTGCTCATCACCACAATCGACGGCCCCTCGGTTCGGCAGGCGCAATTGACCTTCGCCACTGCTCGGCACGCCGTCGTCGACCTGGGTCATGTCTTTCATATTGAAGGGCTTGGCACTCGTGTGAGCGAAGCTCCCGACCGGCTGCCGAAGGAGACGTTCTATCAACTGTGCGACTCGCTGGGCCAGATGGAGGTGCAGTTGTGCGGCGATCCCGAGGCGATGAAGCGGCTGACCGCGATCCGCAAGCTCTACGAACCGCACGCCTTCGCGCTGGCCGAGTACCTGAAGATGCCGCTGCCGTTGTGGGTGGCGGAGCCGAAGAAGACTGATCAGTGGAAGACGGTGGCCGATCTACGGATGACGCGCGAGGCGGTGCTCCGGGGATCGAGCCATGTAAGCGCACAATCGACCTCAGCAGCCCACCTACACGAAGAAGAAGACTTCTAG
- a CDS encoding glycosyltransferase family 87 protein gives MLLILATISTAQGAWNAVHRSQDFQWSGDRILLAHHDPWAEYLQGDPEHLVLMTQVPNYTPILYVLLAPIGLLPILPAKIAWMICNFFFATISGVLAARFYGMRGPSIVAIVCLFLMATPVRNSFGNGQQGLLVLLILCVTLLSPRLTDARAAGAGLSYFKFNFAPPVFLYLLLRGGVRAVLMSAIPSIAATLAVWLWLTGGRDPHEIVKLILEPLQVSQTGYTVSGGAANLMDVLEKVLRLFQTPKPFLTPITFAVAFFICLAVLYCAIKRNPGSSVQWQMALMATMSFCLFKHHSYDAGVLLLPFCYALRLRHHLSAQIILLILINSWYLQRILDAAHIIVPQADAVHCALLLLALGFLYRLRTAEGEIEADGRAVPVFAPVKA, from the coding sequence TTGCTCTTGATTCTTGCGACGATCTCCACCGCCCAGGGAGCATGGAACGCCGTCCACCGGAGCCAGGACTTTCAGTGGAGCGGAGACCGGATTCTGCTCGCGCATCACGATCCCTGGGCCGAGTATCTGCAGGGCGATCCCGAGCACCTCGTCCTGATGACCCAGGTGCCGAACTACACCCCCATCCTCTACGTGCTGCTTGCGCCGATCGGCCTTCTTCCCATATTGCCCGCCAAGATCGCGTGGATGATCTGCAACTTCTTCTTCGCGACTATCAGCGGAGTACTCGCCGCCCGTTTTTACGGGATGCGCGGTCCAAGCATCGTGGCAATCGTCTGCCTGTTTCTGATGGCGACCCCGGTCCGCAACAGCTTTGGCAACGGGCAGCAAGGCTTGCTCGTCCTGCTTATCCTCTGTGTGACTCTTCTGTCTCCGCGCCTGACCGACGCCCGCGCGGCGGGAGCCGGTCTGTCTTACTTCAAATTCAACTTTGCTCCCCCGGTCTTTCTCTACTTGCTGCTCCGCGGAGGCGTGCGCGCAGTTCTCATGAGCGCCATTCCGTCGATTGCGGCAACCCTCGCGGTCTGGCTCTGGCTCACCGGCGGACGCGATCCGCACGAGATTGTGAAGCTCATCCTGGAGCCTCTCCAGGTGTCGCAGACGGGCTATACCGTATCCGGCGGAGCTGCCAACCTGATGGACGTTCTGGAGAAGGTGTTACGCCTCTTCCAGACTCCAAAGCCATTCCTGACCCCGATCACGTTTGCCGTGGCGTTCTTCATCTGCCTTGCGGTACTCTACTGCGCAATCAAGCGGAATCCCGGCAGCTCTGTGCAGTGGCAGATGGCGCTTATGGCGACCATGAGCTTCTGCCTCTTCAAGCATCACAGCTACGACGCGGGCGTTCTGCTGCTTCCGTTCTGCTATGCCTTGCGGCTTCGGCATCATCTCTCGGCGCAGATCATTCTGCTGATACTGATCAATAGCTGGTATCTGCAGCGCATCCTCGATGCTGCGCACATCATCGTGCCGCAGGCCGATGCAGTGCACTGCGCTCTTCTCTTACTGGCCCTCGGCTTCCTCTACCGGCTGCGAACGGCTGAGGGGGAGATTGAAGCAGATGGCCGTGCCGTCCCGGTATTTGCCCCGGTGAAAGCCTAA
- a CDS encoding DUF2256 and DUF3253 domain-containing protein has translation MPDPKRKTEKETPHKDKLCKTCGRFFVWRKSWERDWDVIKYCSDACRGYQPGEADAALEAAILELLQESGRDKTISSNDAAKLVGGKDTRRDWEGLLEPARAAARRLATQGSIVLVQHGAVVSVSKAKGPVRLKLR, from the coding sequence ATGCCCGATCCGAAGAGAAAAACAGAAAAAGAAACACCCCACAAGGACAAGCTCTGCAAGACCTGCGGCCGCTTCTTTGTGTGGCGTAAGTCGTGGGAGCGCGACTGGGACGTCATCAAGTATTGCAGTGACGCCTGCCGCGGCTACCAGCCCGGCGAGGCCGACGCCGCTCTCGAAGCCGCAATCCTCGAGTTGTTGCAGGAGAGCGGCCGCGACAAGACCATCTCTTCCAACGATGCCGCCAAGCTGGTCGGCGGCAAAGACACCCGCCGCGACTGGGAGGGTCTGTTGGAGCCAGCCCGCGCCGCCGCCCGCCGCCTCGCCACCCAGGGCAGCATCGTTCTGGTGCAGCACGGAGCCGTCGTCAGCGTCTCCAAAGCCAAGGGGCCGGTTCGTTTAAAACTGCGCTAA
- the tyrS gene encoding tyrosine--tRNA ligase: MQTFASVQDQLDLITKGAAEIIPLDALKERIEQSIASGKPMRIKAGFDPTAPDLHLGHTVLIRKLRHFQQLGHTVIFLIGDSTALIGDPTGKSATRKQLSQEEIDKNAETYKEQVFKILDPVKTEVRYNSEWLAKLGFADMIRLAAKATVSQMLEREDFHKRFNEEEPISVHELLYPLAQGYDSVALECDVELGGTDQKFNLLMGRRLQRDAGQPPQIVLMTPIIEGLDGVQKMSKSLGNAIGVSEPPFEMFTKLMTIPDGLIGRYYTLLTDVLPGAIAAIEEEMAAGKLHPMQAKRDLARMITADFSSQEAAVRAEENWSKQFQQGGVSEDLDEVAIELAAIAGTEAGTVRVAKLLVALGLAASNGEANRKLAEGAVKIEGVVVKEQAVPAAATLTVRLGKKAKRALISM, encoded by the coding sequence ATGCAAACCTTCGCAAGCGTGCAGGACCAGCTAGACCTCATCACCAAAGGCGCAGCCGAGATCATCCCCCTCGACGCCCTGAAAGAACGCATCGAGCAGTCCATCGCCAGCGGCAAGCCCATGCGCATCAAGGCCGGGTTCGACCCCACCGCGCCCGACCTGCACCTCGGCCACACCGTCCTGATCCGCAAGCTGCGGCACTTCCAGCAGCTCGGCCACACCGTCATCTTCCTCATCGGCGATTCGACCGCGCTCATCGGCGATCCGACCGGCAAGTCGGCCACGCGCAAGCAGCTCTCGCAGGAGGAGATCGACAAAAACGCCGAGACCTACAAGGAGCAGGTCTTCAAGATCCTCGACCCCGTGAAGACCGAGGTGCGCTACAACTCGGAGTGGCTGGCGAAGCTGGGGTTTGCCGATATGATCCGGCTGGCCGCGAAGGCGACCGTCTCCCAGATGCTGGAGCGCGAAGACTTCCACAAACGCTTCAACGAGGAAGAGCCGATCTCCGTCCACGAGCTGCTGTACCCGCTGGCGCAGGGGTACGACTCGGTGGCGCTGGAGTGTGACGTCGAACTCGGCGGTACGGACCAGAAGTTCAACCTGCTGATGGGACGCCGCCTGCAACGCGACGCCGGGCAGCCGCCCCAGATCGTGCTGATGACCCCGATCATCGAGGGTCTGGACGGCGTGCAGAAGATGTCGAAGTCGCTGGGCAACGCGATTGGCGTGAGCGAACCGCCGTTCGAGATGTTCACCAAGCTGATGACGATTCCCGACGGGCTCATCGGCCGCTACTACACGCTGCTGACCGATGTGCTGCCGGGAGCGATCGCCGCGATCGAGGAGGAGATGGCGGCGGGCAAACTGCACCCCATGCAGGCCAAGCGCGACCTCGCCCGAATGATTACGGCGGACTTTTCTTCTCAGGAAGCGGCCGTGCGCGCGGAGGAGAACTGGAGCAAGCAGTTCCAGCAGGGCGGCGTGAGCGAGGATCTGGACGAGGTGGCGATTGAGCTGGCCGCCATCGCCGGGACCGAGGCCGGGACGGTGCGGGTGGCCAAGCTGCTGGTAGCTCTGGGGCTGGCCGCCAGCAACGGCGAGGCTAATCGCAAACTGGCCGAGGGTGCGGTGAAGATCGAAGGGGTGGTCGTGAAGGAGCAGGCTGTACCTGCGGCGGCCACGCTGACGGTGCGACTGGGCAAGAAGGCCAAGCGGGCGTTGATATCGATGTAA
- a CDS encoding RNB domain-containing ribonuclease, with protein sequence MIERSAGHRAGYKQLIRELGLGGGRERRLLLEQLARITVRGELVKIDDDQWALPRATPDKTARVSRAPGMPVEHKATREGLVAGRLDLHRDGFGFVRPNGSSSRAEDIFIPPNELNGAMQGDEVLVDEAPLDREGRRSGRIARVLNRRNPTVVGIFHYARPQGRRGTSGYDTGLLTGNYITPLDERMTQPILIPDGPGGVVLLPAENPHRVLGEEALKQLGERTGDSSGNKLDPLEGLAVDVEITDFPGVNRPAKGRIIEVLGHPDDFGVDVEIIIRKHHLPYTFPDNVLAEATASASQTVATLTDEEVARRHDFRGLPIVTIDGETARDFDDAVLVRQLPNGNWQLQVHIADVSHYVRPGTALDLEARLRATSVYFPDRAVPMLPPQLSSGMCSLRPDEDRLVLSCIAEIDAAGEVAEFELCEGIIRSARRMTYTQVQKILDGDAETRAAFIELVPAFEQMYELALKLNRKRHRRGSIDFDLPEPVIRFDPQGNMAAITRSERGWSNRLIEEFMLTANECVAHWLELRGPSIYRIHEMPDPKRIIDFEETASGFGYSLGFSTLPVKRMTMKSDRRSSRAGAERHGGRARQVQTHDVPEEIPVTPQMYQRLTAKIAGTPEERILAYLMLRSLKQARYSEKNEGHFALASPSYTHFTSPIRRYPDLIVHRLLRAALEAGVSPMGGPILSSDPQPWAARKAGKHAERPAPTGEPLPNWLPPQELQDIAAESSQAERRADDAERELMEWKKIKFMQDRVGEDFQATVLSCTKYGFFVELDELFIEGLVPIATLGSRGRFGDDERYSFRDTDRTIVGDFSGRVFKIGQRVHVLLDRIDRQQKRLQFALVPGEEPQGESPKSLRKPKTARVENHSSPTRTGKPGKTKSKTRARVKKAKGKRR encoded by the coding sequence ATGATCGAACGCTCGGCCGGGCACAGGGCCGGGTACAAACAACTGATCCGCGAGCTGGGGCTGGGCGGCGGGCGCGAGCGCAGGCTGCTGCTCGAGCAGCTGGCGCGCATCACCGTGCGGGGCGAGCTGGTCAAGATCGACGACGACCAGTGGGCGCTGCCGCGGGCCACTCCGGATAAGACCGCGAGAGTTTCGCGCGCGCCGGGGATGCCGGTGGAGCACAAGGCCACGCGCGAGGGCCTGGTGGCCGGACGGCTGGACCTGCACCGCGACGGCTTCGGCTTTGTAAGGCCGAACGGCAGCAGCAGCCGCGCGGAAGACATCTTCATCCCGCCGAACGAGCTGAACGGAGCCATGCAGGGCGACGAAGTGCTGGTGGACGAGGCTCCGCTCGACCGCGAGGGACGCCGCTCCGGGCGCATCGCACGGGTGCTCAATCGGCGTAATCCTACCGTGGTGGGGATCTTCCACTACGCGCGTCCGCAGGGTAGGCGCGGCACCAGCGGCTACGACACCGGGCTGCTGACGGGCAACTACATTACCCCGCTCGACGAGCGCATGACGCAGCCGATCCTGATCCCCGACGGACCGGGCGGCGTGGTGCTGCTGCCTGCCGAGAACCCGCACCGGGTGCTGGGCGAAGAGGCTCTGAAGCAGCTTGGTGAGCGCACTGGAGATTCTTCAGGGAACAAGCTGGACCCGCTCGAAGGTTTGGCCGTCGATGTCGAGATCACCGACTTCCCCGGCGTGAACCGTCCGGCCAAGGGGCGGATCATCGAGGTGCTGGGGCACCCGGACGACTTCGGCGTGGACGTCGAGATCATCATCCGCAAACACCACCTGCCGTATACGTTTCCCGACAACGTGCTCGCCGAAGCGACGGCCTCAGCCAGCCAGACCGTGGCCACGCTGACCGACGAGGAGGTGGCGCGGCGGCACGACTTCCGTGGGCTGCCCATCGTCACCATCGACGGCGAGACCGCGCGCGACTTCGACGACGCCGTGCTGGTGCGGCAGCTTCCCAACGGCAATTGGCAGTTGCAAGTCCACATCGCCGACGTGAGCCACTACGTGCGCCCCGGTACGGCGCTCGACCTCGAGGCCCGCCTGCGCGCCACCAGCGTCTACTTCCCCGACCGCGCCGTGCCCATGCTGCCGCCGCAGCTTTCGTCGGGCATGTGTTCTCTACGGCCCGATGAGGACCGGCTGGTCCTGAGCTGTATCGCCGAGATCGACGCGGCGGGTGAGGTCGCCGAGTTCGAGCTGTGCGAGGGCATTATCCGCTCGGCGCGGCGCATGACCTACACGCAGGTACAGAAGATCCTCGACGGCGACGCCGAGACCCGCGCCGCCTTCATCGAGCTGGTGCCCGCCTTCGAGCAGATGTACGAGCTGGCGCTGAAGCTGAACCGCAAGCGCCATCGCCGCGGCTCCATCGACTTCGACCTGCCCGAGCCGGTGATCCGGTTCGACCCGCAGGGCAACATGGCGGCGATCACGCGGTCGGAGCGCGGCTGGTCGAACCGGCTCATCGAGGAGTTCATGCTGACGGCCAACGAGTGCGTGGCGCACTGGCTGGAGCTGCGCGGGCCGTCGATCTACCGCATCCACGAGATGCCCGACCCCAAGCGGATCATCGACTTCGAGGAGACGGCCAGCGGCTTCGGCTACTCGCTCGGCTTCTCGACGCTGCCAGTCAAGCGGATGACCATGAAGTCCGATCGGCGCAGCTCCCGCGCCGGGGCGGAGCGGCACGGAGGCCGCGCCCGCCAGGTGCAGACGCACGATGTTCCCGAGGAGATTCCGGTGACGCCGCAGATGTACCAGCGGCTGACGGCGAAGATCGCGGGCACGCCCGAGGAGCGCATCCTCGCCTACCTGATGCTGCGTTCGCTGAAGCAGGCGCGCTACAGCGAGAAGAACGAAGGCCACTTCGCGCTGGCCAGCCCGAGCTATACGCACTTCACCAGCCCCATCCGGCGCTATCCGGACCTGATCGTGCACCGGCTGCTGCGCGCCGCGCTCGAGGCCGGAGTAAGCCCGATGGGCGGGCCGATTCTTTCGAGCGATCCGCAGCCGTGGGCGGCGCGCAAGGCGGGCAAGCACGCGGAGAGGCCCGCGCCGACGGGCGAGCCGCTGCCGAACTGGCTGCCCCCGCAGGAGCTTCAGGATATCGCCGCCGAGTCCTCCCAGGCCGAGCGCCGCGCCGACGACGCCGAGCGCGAGCTGATGGAGTGGAAGAAGATCAAGTTCATGCAGGACCGCGTGGGCGAAGACTTCCAGGCCACCGTGCTCTCGTGCACCAAGTACGGATTCTTCGTGGAGCTGGACGAGCTGTTTATCGAGGGCCTCGTGCCCATCGCCACGCTGGGTTCTCGCGGGCGCTTCGGCGACGACGAACGCTACAGCTTCCGCGACACCGACCGCACTATCGTCGGCGACTTCTCCGGGCGCGTCTTCAAGATCGGCCAGCGAGTGCATGTGCTGCTCGACCGCATCGACCGGCAGCAGAAGCGGTTGCAGTTTGCGCTGGTACCGGGCGAGGAACCGCAGGGCGAGTCTCCGAAGAGCCTGCGCAAGCCCAAAACGGCGCGGGTCGAGAACCACTCCAGCCCGACGCGGACGGGCAAGCCGGGCAAGACCAAGTCGAAGACGCGGGCGCGGGTGAAGAAGGCCAAGGGCAAGCGGCGTTAG
- a CDS encoding oxidative damage protection protein, whose protein sequence is MAHMVFCSKYKAELEGLDEPPFDSDFGQKIYKNVSKKAWGEWVERQKMLLNEYRLQPWTREAQEFLVEQMNGFFFGEGEGGSLPKEYVAPTH, encoded by the coding sequence ATGGCGCACATGGTTTTCTGCAGCAAGTACAAGGCCGAGCTGGAGGGTCTGGACGAGCCGCCGTTCGACTCCGACTTCGGTCAGAAGATCTACAAGAACGTCTCGAAGAAGGCCTGGGGCGAGTGGGTGGAGCGGCAGAAGATGCTGCTGAACGAGTATCGCCTGCAGCCCTGGACGCGCGAGGCGCAGGAGTTTCTGGTCGAGCAGATGAACGGATTTTTCTTTGGCGAAGGCGAGGGTGGCTCGCTTCCCAAGGAGTACGTAGCCCCTACCCACTAA